Proteins found in one Roseovarius pelagicus genomic segment:
- a CDS encoding NAD(P)/FAD-dependent oxidoreductase: MTVNRRTFLTTSAAAAATLHAPALLAAGHGKPRVVVIGGGAGGATAARYIAKDSKGEIDVTLIEPSRTYFTCFFSNLYLGGFKEMSDLGHTYGTLAASGVNVVHDWAVDVNAEASNVTLAGGDVLPYDKLILSPGIDFIDDSVPGWSVAAQNAMPHAYKAGSQTELLKAQVMAMPEGGLYAMVAPPNPFRCPPGPYERISMIAHTLKASNPTAKIIIADPKAKFSKMALFQEGWADHYAGMIDWIGQDFGGGNVSVDPDAMTLTIDGEKTKVDVCNVIPAQKAGRIAEIAGVTDGNWAPVNAADMSSKANADIYVLGDSSQQGDMPKSGFSANSQAKVCANAVRGALTGSKVFPAKFSNTCWSLIDTNDGVKVGATYEPTDEKIAKVDGFISQPGEDDATRKATYEESVGWYAAITADIFG; this comes from the coding sequence ATGACTGTTAACAGACGGACGTTCCTGACCACCAGCGCGGCAGCGGCGGCAACGCTGCATGCGCCAGCATTGTTGGCCGCGGGCCACGGCAAGCCGCGCGTCGTTGTGATCGGCGGTGGCGCGGGTGGCGCAACGGCGGCGCGCTATATCGCCAAGGATAGCAAGGGCGAGATCGACGTCACGCTAATCGAGCCATCACGTACCTATTTTACCTGCTTCTTCTCGAACCTCTATCTGGGTGGGTTCAAGGAAATGAGCGATCTGGGCCACACCTATGGCACGCTTGCCGCAAGCGGGGTCAACGTGGTGCATGACTGGGCCGTGGACGTCAACGCCGAGGCCAGCAATGTCACCCTCGCGGGGGGCGATGTATTGCCTTATGACAAGCTGATCCTCAGCCCCGGCATTGATTTCATCGACGACAGTGTGCCGGGCTGGAGCGTTGCCGCGCAAAACGCCATGCCGCACGCCTACAAGGCCGGATCGCAGACCGAACTGTTGAAGGCGCAAGTGATGGCCATGCCCGAGGGCGGCCTCTATGCGATGGTCGCACCGCCCAATCCGTTCCGTTGCCCACCCGGCCCTTATGAGCGGATTTCGATGATCGCGCATACGCTGAAGGCCAGCAATCCCACGGCCAAGATCATCATCGCGGACCCCAAGGCGAAGTTTTCCAAGATGGCCCTGTTTCAGGAAGGCTGGGCAGATCACTACGCCGGCATGATCGACTGGATCGGGCAGGATTTCGGCGGCGGCAATGTTTCGGTCGATCCCGATGCGATGACGCTGACCATCGACGGCGAGAAAACCAAGGTCGATGTCTGTAACGTGATCCCGGCGCAGAAGGCCGGCCGGATTGCCGAGATTGCAGGTGTGACCGATGGCAACTGGGCCCCCGTCAATGCCGCCGACATGAGCAGCAAGGCGAATGCGGATATCTACGTTCTGGGGGACTCCAGCCAGCAGGGCGACATGCCCAAATCCGGCTTCTCTGCCAACAGTCAGGCCAAGGTCTGCGCCAATGCGGTGCGCGGCGCGCTGACCGGGTCAAAGGTGTTCCCGGCCAAATTCTCGAACACATGCTGGTCGCTCATTGACACGAACGATGGGGTCAAGGTCGGCGCAACCTACGAGCCGACAGATGAGAAGATCGCCAAGGTCGACGGTTTCATCAGCCAGCCCGGAGAGGATGACGCGACCCGCAAGGCCACCTACGAGGAGTCGGTTGGCTGGTACGCCGCAATCACGGCGGATATATTTGGCTAA
- a CDS encoding c-type cytochrome, which yields MSKYLKPATLMAFGCMIAVPALAGNFGLGRPALPAEIEAWDLDIHPDGTGLPAGSGDVATGEAIFAAKCASCHGDFAEGVGNWPKLAGGDGTLADEDPVKTVGSYWPYLSTTWDYINRSMPFGDAQSLEIDEVYAITAYILYSNYLVDDDFVLSNETFSDVDMPNADGFIVDDRAETEYPKWIGEPCMQDCKDAVEITMRARVLDVTPETEGDAESTVEPTEATTEPTVEEAVGPDPQLVAKGEKVFRKCQACHKVGDKAKNGIGPHLNGIIGRAAGSVDGFRYSKPLTARAEEGLVWTPEELSAFLASPKSYLKGTKMAFNGLRKEADLEAITAYLSTFTE from the coding sequence AACCCGCCACCCTGATGGCTTTTGGTTGCATGATCGCAGTTCCGGCACTGGCCGGAAACTTTGGCCTTGGCCGCCCTGCCCTGCCCGCAGAAATCGAGGCGTGGGATCTGGATATTCATCCCGATGGCACCGGACTACCTGCCGGATCAGGCGACGTGGCAACCGGCGAGGCAATCTTTGCCGCCAAATGTGCGTCGTGCCACGGTGACTTTGCCGAAGGTGTGGGAAACTGGCCCAAGCTGGCAGGCGGTGACGGCACGTTGGCGGACGAGGACCCGGTCAAGACCGTGGGCAGCTACTGGCCGTACCTTTCGACGACGTGGGACTATATCAACCGGTCGATGCCTTTCGGCGATGCGCAAAGTCTGGAGATCGATGAAGTTTACGCGATCACCGCCTATATTCTCTATTCCAACTATTTGGTCGACGATGACTTTGTCCTCTCGAACGAGACATTTTCGGACGTGGACATGCCCAACGCCGATGGTTTCATCGTCGATGACCGGGCCGAGACCGAGTATCCGAAATGGATTGGCGAGCCATGTATGCAGGACTGTAAGGATGCGGTCGAGATCACCATGCGGGCGCGTGTTCTGGACGTGACGCCAGAAACCGAGGGTGATGCGGAGAGCACAGTAGAGCCAACCGAGGCAACGACCGAGCCGACGGTAGAAGAAGCCGTCGGACCGGACCCCCAACTGGTGGCCAAGGGTGAAAAGGTGTTTCGCAAGTGCCAGGCCTGTCACAAGGTCGGTGACAAGGCCAAGAACGGGATCGGTCCACACTTGAACGGCATCATCGGCCGCGCGGCCGGATCGGTGGATGGGTTCCGCTATTCCAAACCGTTGACGGCACGCGCCGAAGAAGGGCTGGTCTGGACGCCAGAGGAACTGAGTGCGTTCCTAGCATCGCCGAAATCCTATCTCAAAGGTACCAAGATGGCGTTCAACGGGTTGCGCAAAGAGGCCGATCTGGAAGCAATCACCGCCTATTTGTCGACCTTTACGGAGTAA
- a CDS encoding c-type cytochrome yields MSPSRLFPLALVACLVAGSGAADRLGDADKGAMLFAQCKGCHQIGEGATDRIGPHLNGIFGRAAAAHDGFAYSKSMQRAGVDGLIWTAETLDAYIENPRALVSKTRMSFRGIPDPSDRADLLAYLRRYSDDPADIPEAEPTALPTDHDLDPAILALEGDPDYGAYLATECLTCHRADGSANGIPSITLWPTDDFVIAMHAYKRKLRPHPVMQMMAGRLSDEEIAALAAYFKDLE; encoded by the coding sequence ATGTCCCCATCCCGGCTCTTCCCGCTGGCTCTGGTCGCCTGTCTGGTGGCTGGATCGGGTGCGGCAGATAGACTGGGTGACGCGGACAAGGGGGCCATGCTCTTTGCCCAATGCAAGGGCTGTCATCAGATTGGCGAGGGTGCCACGGACCGCATCGGGCCGCATCTGAACGGCATATTCGGGCGCGCGGCTGCGGCCCATGATGGGTTCGCCTACTCCAAGTCGATGCAGCGTGCGGGCGTGGACGGCTTGATCTGGACTGCTGAGACACTGGATGCCTATATTGAGAACCCGCGCGCGCTGGTCTCGAAAACGCGGATGAGCTTTCGCGGTATCCCCGATCCAAGCGATCGCGCCGATCTGCTGGCCTATCTGCGCCGCTATTCCGACGACCCGGCGGACATCCCCGAGGCAGAGCCGACCGCCCTGCCCACGGATCATGATCTGGACCCTGCGATCCTCGCACTGGAGGGCGACCCGGACTATGGTGCGTATCTGGCGACCGAATGCCTGACCTGTCACCGCGCCGATGGCAGCGCGAATGGCATCCCGTCAATCACGCTCTGGCCGACAGACGATTTCGTGATCGCCATGCACGCCTACAAGCGTAAACTACGACCGCACCCCGTCATGCAGATGATGGCCGGTCGGCTATCCGATGAGGAGATCGCGGCACTGGCGGCCTATTTCAAAGACCTTGAATAA
- a CDS encoding YeeE/YedE family protein, producing the protein MIEALLDRYGDGTVLAFAGVLTGLVFGAAAQHSRFCLRAATVEVTDGVLGPRLAIWLIAFSAAVLSVQAFVAAGWFDPSQSRQLATTGSLSGAIIGGGMFGCGMILARGCASRLLVLSATGNLRALLTGLVLTIVAQMSLRGALSPLRETLANLWTIDGGSTRDLLSHLRLTSGAAAVLSAVALGVSLWLGRRHTVQASHTIAAVIVGGAIGLGWLLTYAIAETSFGVVPISSVTFTGPSADTLMGLVNNRALPLSFGIGLVPGVFVGAALMALATREARIERFGPKTPMERYLIGAVLMGFGSMLAGGCAVGAGMSGGAVFAVTAWIAVTCMWLGAMATHRATRIAGITRPVA; encoded by the coding sequence ATGATCGAGGCTCTGCTTGATCGCTATGGTGACGGCACGGTGCTGGCGTTCGCCGGGGTGTTGACGGGCCTCGTCTTTGGCGCAGCCGCGCAGCATTCCCGGTTCTGTCTGCGCGCTGCCACGGTGGAGGTGACAGATGGCGTGCTGGGGCCGCGACTGGCGATCTGGTTGATCGCGTTCAGCGCTGCGGTCCTAAGCGTACAGGCGTTCGTGGCGGCGGGATGGTTCGACCCGTCGCAGTCACGCCAACTCGCCACGACAGGCAGCTTGTCGGGTGCGATCATCGGTGGGGGCATGTTCGGCTGCGGTATGATCCTCGCACGCGGTTGTGCCAGTCGTCTGTTGGTCTTGTCGGCCACCGGAAACCTGCGGGCATTGCTGACCGGGCTGGTGCTGACCATCGTGGCACAGATGTCGTTGCGGGGCGCGCTGTCGCCCTTGCGCGAAACGCTGGCAAATCTCTGGACAATAGACGGTGGCAGCACACGCGACCTGCTGAGCCATCTTCGTCTGACATCTGGTGCCGCGGCAGTACTTTCGGCTGTGGCGCTGGGTGTTTCTCTGTGGTTGGGGCGGCGACACACGGTGCAGGCCAGCCACACCATCGCGGCCGTTATCGTCGGCGGCGCGATCGGACTGGGCTGGCTGCTGACCTATGCGATCGCCGAGACATCGTTCGGCGTCGTGCCGATATCCTCGGTTACATTCACCGGCCCGTCGGCGGATACGTTGATGGGGTTGGTGAACAACCGCGCATTGCCGCTCAGCTTTGGGATCGGGCTGGTGCCGGGGGTGTTTGTCGGTGCGGCGCTGATGGCGCTGGCGACCCGCGAGGCGCGCATTGAGCGGTTCGGCCCGAAAACCCCGATGGAGCGGTATCTGATCGGGGCCGTATTGATGGGGTTCGGCAGCATGTTGGCCGGGGGCTGCGCCGTGGGCGCAGGTATGTCCGGCGGCGCGGTCTTTGCCGTAACCGCATGGATCGCCGTCACTTGCATGTGGCTCGGCGCGATGGCGACCCACCGCGCCACCCGGATTGCAGGGATCACTCGGCCGGTTGCATAA
- a CDS encoding MBL fold metallo-hydrolase: protein MRWIAILMLAAGMATASEDIADKYPASLLYDKPVEVIPGVFSAIGASAPPTYENAGHNNNLSFIITGDGVVVINGGAAYGLAKALHDEIRAVTDQPVKLVFNENGQGHAMLGNGYWVEQGVPVVMHEDAAHEIAEYGGTILEGMKRYNRDQAAGTEIVEPTETFQDEYIVDMGDFHIEARYLGPAHSPGDIVIWLPEQSLVIAGDMAFHERMLPIFPDTLTADWLETWEAEFEPLDATYVIPGHGHPTNMAQVRRYTRDYLVYLRTKIGEHIDNGGDLAEAYYVDQSPYAHLDTFEELATKNAGRVYEQMEWE, encoded by the coding sequence ATGCGTTGGATTGCGATTTTGATGCTTGCCGCGGGCATGGCGACGGCGAGCGAAGACATTGCCGACAAATACCCTGCTTCACTGCTCTACGATAAACCGGTCGAGGTAATCCCCGGCGTTTTCTCCGCTATCGGTGCCAGCGCCCCGCCGACCTATGAGAATGCAGGTCATAACAACAACCTCAGCTTTATCATCACTGGTGATGGCGTCGTGGTGATCAACGGCGGGGCTGCTTATGGGCTTGCAAAGGCGCTGCATGACGAAATTCGCGCGGTGACGGATCAACCTGTCAAGCTGGTCTTTAACGAGAACGGGCAGGGGCATGCAATGCTCGGCAACGGCTACTGGGTGGAACAGGGCGTGCCCGTCGTCATGCACGAAGACGCCGCACACGAGATTGCGGAATATGGCGGAACGATCCTGGAAGGAATGAAGCGCTACAACCGCGATCAGGCGGCGGGTACCGAAATCGTTGAGCCGACCGAGACGTTTCAGGATGAATACATCGTCGATATGGGCGATTTCCACATCGAGGCACGGTATCTGGGGCCAGCACACAGCCCCGGCGATATTGTCATCTGGCTGCCCGAGCAGAGCCTTGTGATCGCTGGCGACATGGCGTTCCACGAACGGATGCTGCCGATCTTTCCCGACACGCTGACTGCCGACTGGCTGGAAACGTGGGAGGCCGAGTTCGAGCCGTTGGACGCCACCTATGTCATCCCCGGCCACGGCCATCCGACCAACATGGCGCAGGTCCGTCGCTACACCCGTGATTATCTGGTCTATCTGCGGACCAAGATCGGCGAACATATCGACAATGGCGGTGATCTGGCCGAGGCATATTATGTCGATCAGTCACCATATGCGCATCTCGATACGTTCGAAGAGCTTGCGACCAAGAATGCCGGGCGCGTTTATGAACAGATGGAATGGGAATAG
- a CDS encoding DUF302 domain-containing protein: MKSLLLAATLALTTLPASADDQAVTYPYSGSFDDAAFVVESAIIGRGLVIDYVSHTGEMLARTAADVGSDTVLFKEADVFLFCSAQLSRKVMEADPMNIAHCPYGIFVAEREGEVMIGYRTYPDGPMKEVQALLDEIVQDALD; the protein is encoded by the coding sequence ATGAAATCCCTATTGCTTGCGGCGACGCTTGCCCTGACGACCCTGCCCGCCAGCGCGGATGATCAGGCCGTGACCTACCCCTATTCCGGCAGTTTCGATGATGCGGCCTTTGTTGTGGAAAGCGCGATCATCGGGCGCGGGCTGGTGATTGACTATGTCAGCCACACCGGCGAAATGCTGGCGCGTACTGCCGCCGACGTGGGCAGCGATACGGTGCTGTTCAAAGAGGCGGATGTGTTCCTCTTTTGCTCGGCACAACTGTCTCGCAAGGTGATGGAAGCGGACCCCATGAATATCGCCCATTGTCCCTACGGCATCTTTGTCGCCGAACGCGAGGGCGAGGTGATGATCGGCTATCGCACCTATCCTGACGGGCCGATGAAAGAGGTGCAGGCGCTGCTGGACGAGATCGTGCAGGACGCGCTGGACTGA
- a CDS encoding DUF6638 family protein, which yields MKRLVESGLMFGNLIHVSSPALVERYNRALEHLTGKTTKLPDFYIDISGYSPEIGHELGDYLYLNHAGVNRQFILLSTQQKTAPLLGAKFSTSRGILRQFIEENEAALFALTARDAVAGELVNSVFDMSSPERLFDLRRVRVEADTTGGAVQQAEKLKAKTDQFLSEEDAWFDDVLIAEMIELAGQTGDVVRNPVQLKEMSFEQRNFWTAHFGGLYLFQQMDHPALITSGDKDGLGDLPIKYVFDLTDRNRIAKFLEYNDLVQPVVKARGVNAGAILRQKMDFILVDALAGEGIPLAGRGRVDMRRLASRHASVLPEEFHALASLVNWVENDGLWPRITSDHPAYFYTLRAADHADADLINMLLSELSPKDIRQLFICHKPLFYHLYQNWPEAKKAYVVEFLTREYQIDKAGARQALFGHEPEMAEPEPVRATPRVKGPWG from the coding sequence ATGAAACGCCTCGTCGAATCCGGCCTCATGTTTGGCAACCTGATCCACGTCTCCTCTCCGGCTCTGGTAGAGCGTTACAACCGCGCGCTGGAGCATCTGACCGGAAAAACCACCAAACTGCCCGATTTCTATATCGACATCTCCGGTTACTCTCCGGAAATCGGCCACGAGTTGGGCGATTACCTCTACCTAAATCATGCGGGTGTGAACCGTCAGTTCATTCTGCTCAGCACCCAGCAAAAGACAGCGCCGTTGCTGGGGGCCAAATTCTCGACATCGCGCGGGATCCTGCGCCAGTTCATCGAGGAAAACGAGGCGGCGCTCTTTGCCCTCACGGCACGTGACGCGGTGGCCGGAGAGCTGGTCAATTCGGTCTTTGATATGTCCTCACCTGAGCGCCTGTTCGATCTGCGCCGCGTGCGGGTCGAGGCGGACACAACCGGCGGCGCAGTCCAACAAGCCGAAAAGCTGAAGGCCAAGACGGACCAATTTCTATCCGAAGAAGACGCATGGTTTGACGACGTGCTGATCGCCGAGATGATAGAACTTGCGGGCCAGACTGGCGATGTGGTGCGCAATCCGGTGCAGCTCAAGGAAATGAGCTTTGAGCAGCGCAATTTCTGGACGGCCCATTTTGGCGGCCTCTACCTTTTTCAGCAAATGGATCATCCCGCGCTGATCACCAGTGGCGACAAGGACGGCTTGGGCGATTTGCCAATCAAGTATGTTTTTGATCTGACTGACCGAAACCGGATCGCAAAGTTCTTGGAGTACAATGATCTGGTGCAACCGGTGGTCAAGGCGCGCGGCGTGAATGCAGGCGCGATCCTGCGGCAAAAGATGGATTTCATTCTGGTCGATGCGTTGGCCGGAGAAGGAATTCCGCTGGCCGGACGGGGGCGGGTCGACATGCGGCGACTGGCCAGCCGCCACGCAAGCGTTCTGCCCGAGGAATTCCATGCGCTCGCATCGCTGGTCAATTGGGTCGAAAACGACGGTCTCTGGCCGCGCATCACATCCGACCACCCGGCCTATTTCTATACCCTGCGTGCCGCCGATCACGCGGATGCAGACCTGATCAACATGCTCCTATCCGAATTGTCGCCAAAGGATATCCGCCAGCTGTTCATCTGCCACAAACCGCTCTTTTATCACCTCTACCAAAATTGGCCCGAAGCGAAAAAAGCCTACGTGGTCGAATTTCTCACGCGCGAATATCAGATTGACAAGGCAGGCGCGCGGCAGGCGCTCTTCGGCCACGAACCCGAAATGGCTGAACCCGAACCGGTTCGTGCGACGCCCAGAGTCAAAGGCCCGTGGGGCTAG
- a CDS encoding MBL fold metallo-hydrolase: MITRRHMIAGLGSAAVIGLAGRTMAATRHNIGAMRLTSLSDGHLVLPGEFAFDGLPQDELRAVLSRYDISPDELQPPCNVTLLRDDDRTVLFDAGAGAGFMPSAGALSDSLDAVGVAPEEITHVVFTHCHPDHLWGVLDEFDDVMFPDATYMMGTIEWDYWRDPATVDAIDPARAAFAVGAARRLDAIEERIHLFRDGEEILPGVAAVASYGHTPGHMSFELRSGTESMLIGGDAIGNHHVAFARPGWPHGADQDTALGAQTRSRLLDRLVQDQITLLGFHLPGGGLGRVERDGSAYRFVTEDM, translated from the coding sequence ATGATCACGCGCCGACATATGATCGCCGGGCTGGGTTCTGCCGCAGTCATCGGGCTGGCAGGTCGCACCATGGCCGCGACGCGTCACAACATTGGCGCGATGCGACTAACCTCGCTTAGCGACGGACATCTGGTGCTGCCGGGTGAGTTTGCCTTCGATGGTCTGCCACAGGATGAATTGCGCGCTGTTCTGTCACGCTATGATATCTCGCCTGATGAATTGCAGCCGCCCTGCAATGTCACGCTTCTGCGGGATGATGACCGCACCGTTCTCTTTGACGCCGGGGCTGGTGCGGGCTTCATGCCGAGCGCAGGCGCACTATCCGACAGCCTCGACGCTGTCGGTGTCGCGCCCGAAGAGATCACCCATGTTGTCTTTACCCATTGCCATCCCGATCACCTGTGGGGGGTGCTCGACGAATTTGATGACGTCATGTTCCCCGACGCGACCTATATGATGGGGACGATTGAATGGGACTATTGGCGCGATCCCGCGACAGTTGACGCGATCGACCCGGCGCGCGCGGCCTTTGCAGTTGGCGCTGCACGACGTCTGGACGCCATCGAAGAGCGCATTCACCTATTTCGTGACGGTGAAGAAATCCTACCCGGCGTGGCTGCCGTGGCCAGCTATGGGCATACGCCGGGGCATATGTCGTTCGAGCTGCGCTCCGGTACCGAGTCGATGCTGATCGGCGGCGATGCGATCGGGAACCATCATGTTGCCTTTGCCCGCCCCGGTTGGCCCCACGGCGCCGATCAGGATACCGCGCTGGGCGCCCAAACCCGGTCACGGCTATTGGACAGATTGGTACAGGATCAGATCACGCTTCTCGGCTTTCACCTGCCCGGCGGTGGGCTGGGACGGGTTGAACGCGATGGCAGCGCCTATCGGTTTGTAACGGAGGATATGTGA
- a CDS encoding helix-turn-helix domain-containing protein, whose amino-acid sequence MFETYHPEIRQLAIFSTVAEGHFHDLMQAAYVQNFPQHVELITEGDPSDFLHIVLAGSVELFSSWHTRETSLATVRPVSTFILAAAVRDAPYLMSARTLEKSRIALIPSQDVRRVFGEDVEFARAVVNELADCYRAVVKNTKDLKLRTSLERLANYLLREQNRQAGAPQFALPYEKRRLASFLGMTPENLSRAFKGLRPYGVVVDGNRISITDQADLVAFAKPSPLIDDRGG is encoded by the coding sequence ATGTTTGAAACGTATCATCCCGAAATACGCCAGCTTGCGATCTTTTCCACCGTGGCTGAGGGGCATTTCCACGATCTGATGCAAGCGGCCTATGTGCAGAACTTTCCGCAGCATGTGGAGTTGATTACCGAAGGTGATCCCAGCGATTTCTTGCACATCGTGCTTGCTGGTTCGGTAGAGCTGTTCTCTTCCTGGCACACACGGGAAACGTCGCTGGCAACGGTGCGCCCGGTATCAACCTTTATTCTGGCGGCTGCGGTCCGGGATGCGCCCTACCTGATGTCGGCACGAACGTTAGAGAAAAGCCGGATCGCCCTCATTCCGTCACAGGATGTCCGGCGGGTGTTCGGCGAGGACGTCGAATTTGCGCGCGCTGTTGTGAACGAACTGGCCGATTGTTATCGGGCGGTGGTCAAGAACACCAAAGATCTCAAGCTGCGCACGTCACTTGAACGGTTGGCAAACTACCTCTTGCGCGAACAGAACCGTCAGGCGGGTGCACCACAGTTTGCTCTCCCCTATGAAAAGCGACGACTGGCCTCGTTTCTGGGCATGACCCCGGAAAACCTCAGCCGGGCATTCAAGGGGCTCCGTCCCTACGGCGTTGTCGTCGACGGCAACCGCATCAGCATCACGGATCAGGCCGATCTCGTGGCGTTTGCCAAACCAAGCCCCTTGATTGATGACCGTGGGGGGTGA
- a CDS encoding YeeE/YedE family protein, which translates to MLFDLYDLPFDVQAAHLYLGLGLGLLFGIAAQISRFCLRRGLVAGPDRAPALGTWLTALATAIAATSAAIWLGWIDLSDHRLMTTDLPLLAIVIGGLAFGIGMVLTRGCVSRLTVLGGTGNLRALTVLLVFAVVAHATLKGVFAPLRVALGSVTTETGIASLAELPGGLLTWAALAIAGLVAAITVLRPRPLHVAMAVVIGLLVAFGWVATGWLLMDEFDPLPVQSLAFTSTWADSLFWTVASSSIPAGFGVGMVAGVFGGAFLSALLRRELSFASFEDAPQTLRYVAGGALMGFGGVLAGGCTVGAGLSGVSMLSIAAIAALVSIGVGALLADRVLGRAPLMQPAE; encoded by the coding sequence ATGCTATTCGATCTATATGACCTGCCATTCGATGTTCAGGCTGCGCATCTCTATCTCGGGCTGGGCTTGGGGCTGTTGTTCGGCATCGCCGCACAGATCAGCCGGTTCTGCCTGCGCCGTGGGCTGGTGGCTGGGCCGGATCGCGCGCCTGCGTTGGGCACTTGGTTGACTGCGCTGGCCACGGCGATTGCGGCAACCAGTGCCGCCATTTGGCTGGGTTGGATTGATCTGTCTGATCACCGTCTGATGACAACAGATTTGCCGCTGCTGGCCATCGTGATCGGCGGTTTGGCCTTCGGTATAGGGATGGTTCTGACGCGCGGTTGTGTCAGCCGCCTGACCGTGCTGGGCGGCACGGGCAATCTGCGCGCGCTGACGGTGCTTTTGGTCTTTGCTGTGGTCGCGCATGCGACGCTCAAAGGGGTCTTTGCTCCGTTGCGTGTGGCGTTGGGCTCGGTCACCACGGAAACCGGCATCGCGTCGCTGGCAGAGCTGCCGGGCGGATTGCTGACATGGGCGGCGCTGGCCATCGCGGGCCTTGTTGCCGCGATTACTGTGCTGCGGCCGCGCCCCTTGCATGTGGCGATGGCAGTGGTGATCGGTCTGTTGGTGGCTTTTGGCTGGGTCGCGACCGGTTGGTTGCTGATGGATGAGTTCGATCCACTGCCGGTGCAATCGCTGGCCTTCACATCGACTTGGGCCGACAGCCTGTTTTGGACGGTTGCCTCGTCCTCGATCCCCGCAGGCTTTGGGGTGGGCATGGTTGCCGGCGTCTTCGGTGGTGCGTTCCTCTCCGCACTGTTGCGGCGCGAGCTGAGCTTTGCCAGCTTTGAGGATGCGCCGCAGACGTTGCGCTATGTCGCAGGCGGTGCGCTGATGGGCTTTGGCGGTGTGCTTGCGGGCGGCTGTACGGTCGGTGCGGGGCTCTCGGGCGTGTCGATGCTGAGCATTGCGGCGATTGCAGCATTGGTATCAATCGGCGTGGGCGCGCTCTTGGCCGACCGCGTGCTAGGGCGTGCACCGCTTATGCAACCGGCCGAGTGA